Proteins from a single region of Oreochromis niloticus isolate F11D_XX linkage group LG7, O_niloticus_UMD_NMBU, whole genome shotgun sequence:
- the wu:fi75a02 gene encoding uncharacterized protein wu:fi75a02 isoform X1 has product MSRVQSAQRSAKVFTMLSRPLTIKESDGRGQDLVVMSLPHVLPLADEDEDTQTAPTPPSVPVATHPPPPCSAPPFVHLASPLPPSTHPLPPPASSLSPLAPLPPPPCCPCASLLPRLLSSHRMEVRRLLRGALASLGRRLNSLERRSRKTRRKKKNSRKQKEGASCLTGPSVIASSSTSSFSCSTPPLPLVTISSSSSVSSSSDSEESSSSPFSSSSIQSQKRRRRRGEEETVSRRKKRRKNHQGEFSVCPEKKEEKVEGEADRRFVGQMAVCVRGGGDKEKEEPLTLYNFSQGKNRRPETGGSSQSERAINVFVRKNGYRVPLLQHSLSSQHALYILQSAESLTSSQSELFTVPSGKWRFSGFTQPLAPSSNRTAFHLRVCSASYSVSPVPLLHLPAAAMEMMLDSVRGGACCSPLRSLKDWTAPPSLSSDHCYVQTLILSPAFSAWRQQKQRSNHSTRSLYLPRRRPRPLPACSANGLPASLPAGQSAVSSEFLSTNGEQHGKRVSQIRIRRAPPREMLLTPMGLPKVKRIKKKEFSLEEIYTNKNYRSPANNRSLETIFEEPREKDGALLLIGQQKRRRLLLFPDFTQPRKRKRPQAAGLPAAMVPRKRAAARRHCHSNGGEDMDLDVMLVERLSALEDFLTRQGLEV; this is encoded by the exons ATGTCCAGAGTCCAATCTGCTCAGAGGTCAGCTAAAG TTTTCACCATGCTCTCTCGACCACTTACAATAAAAGAGAGTGACGGCAGGGGCCAAGACCTAGTGGTGATGTCTCTGCCCCATGTTCTCCCATTGGCTGATGAGGAtgaggacacacaaacag cTCCTACACCTCCTTCAGTTCCAGTAGCcactcatcctcctcctccttgttCAGCTCCTCCTTTTGTACATTTAGCTAGCCCCCTTCCTCCTTCaactcatcctcttcctcctccagctTCTTCTTTATCTCCTttagctcctcttcctcctcctccctgttGCCCCTGTGCGTCTCTCCTGCCTCGACTCCTCTCAAGCCACCGGATGGAGGTACGACGCCTCCTGCGGGGAGCTCTAGCATCTCTTGGCCGTCGTCTGAATTCTCTGGAGAGGAggagcagaaaaacaaggaggaagaagaagaacagccGGAAACAAAAAGAAGGAGCATCATGTTTGACTG GGCCATCTGTCATTGCGTCCAGCTCCACTTCCTCTTTTTCCTGTAGCACCCCGCCTCTGCCACTTGTAACCATATCCTCTTCATCATCAGTATCATCATCATCCGACAGTGAGGAGTCGTCCTCGTCTCCTTTTTCTTCTAGTTCCATCCAATCacaaaagaggaggaggaggagaggagaagaagagacagtgagcaggaggaagaagaggaggaagaaccATCAAGGAGAGTTCAGTGTTTGtccagaaaagaaagaagagaaggTGGAGGGAGAGGCAGACAGGCGCTTTGTGGGGCAGATGGCTGTCTGCGTTAGAGGAGGAGGTgacaaagagaaggaggagcCGCTCACACTGTATAACTTCAGCCAAGGGAAGAACAGAAGACCAGAGACTGGAGGCTCCAGCCAGTCAGAGAGGGCCATCAATGTGTTTGTTAGGAAGAACGGTTACAGAGTGCCGCTGCTGCAACACAG CTTGTCCTCCCAGCATGCCTTGTATATCCTCCAGTCAGCTGAGAGTCTGaccagcagccaatcagaactcTTCACTGTCCCTTCTGGCAAGTGGCGTTTTTCAGGCTTCACACAGCCCCTTGCCCCATCCTCCAATCGCACTGCTTTCCACCTGAGGGTTTGCTCCGCCTCTTATTCTGTTAGCCCAGTCCCCCTGCTTCACCTCCCAGCAGCTGCCATGGAAATGATGTTGGATTCAGTGAGGGGTGGAGCTTGTTGTAGTCCACTGCGGTCCCTGAAGGACTGGACAGCCCCACCCAGCCTGAGCAGCGACCACTG TTATGTTCAAACGCTAATATTGAG TCCAGCTTTTTCTGCCTGGCGACAGCAGAAGCAGCGGTCCAATCACAGCACTCGGAGCCTCTACCTACCCCGGCGACGACCCCGGCCCCTCCCTGCCTGCTCAGCCAATGGATTGCCTGCTTCACTCCCAGCTGGCCAATCAGCAGTCAGCTCGGAGTTTCTTAGCACAAATGGAGAG CAGCATGGTAAACGGGTCTCACAGATCAGAATCCGCCGTGCGCCACCGCGCGAAATGCTGCTTACACCAATGGGACTAccaaaggtcaaaag aataaagaagaaagagttcAGTCTAGAGGAGATTTACACCAACAAGAACTACAGATCCCCTGCTAACAACAG AAGTCTGGAAACTATCTTTGAGGAGCCTCGGGAGAAGGATGGAGCACTGCTCCTAATTGGCCAGCAGAAGAGGCGCAGGCTCCTCCTTTTTCCTGATTTCACGCAGCCCAGAAAGAGGAAGAGACCACAAG CGGCAGGACTTCCTGCTGCTATGGTACCGAGGAAAAGGGCAGCTGCTCGGCGACATTGCCACAGCAACGGTGGCGAGGACATGGACTTGGACGTGATGCTGGTGGAGCGACTGAGTGCGCTCGAAGACTTCCTGACTCGGCAGGGTCTGGAAGTATGA
- the wu:fi75a02 gene encoding uncharacterized protein wu:fi75a02 isoform X3: MLSRPLTIKESDGRGQDLVVMSLPHVLPLADEDEDTQTAPTPPSVPVATHPPPPCSAPPFVHLASPLPPSTHPLPPPASSLSPLAPLPPPPCCPCASLLPRLLSSHRMEVRRLLRGALASLGRRLNSLERRSRKTRRKKKNSRKQKEGASCLTGPSVIASSSTSSFSCSTPPLPLVTISSSSSVSSSSDSEESSSSPFSSSSIQSQKRRRRRGEEETVSRRKKRRKNHQGEFSVCPEKKEEKVEGEADRRFVGQMAVCVRGGGDKEKEEPLTLYNFSQGKNRRPETGGSSQSERAINVFVRKNGYRVPLLQHSLSSQHALYILQSAESLTSSQSELFTVPSGKWRFSGFTQPLAPSSNRTAFHLRVCSASYSVSPVPLLHLPAAAMEMMLDSVRGGACCSPLRSLKDWTAPPSLSSDHCYVQTLILSPAFSAWRQQKQRSNHSTRSLYLPRRRPRPLPACSANGLPASLPAGQSAVSSEFLSTNGEQHGKRVSQIRIRRAPPREMLLTPMGLPKVKRIKKKEFSLEEIYTNKNYRSPANNRSLETIFEEPREKDGALLLIGQQKRRRLLLFPDFTQPRKRKRPQAAGLPAAMVPRKRAAARRHCHSNGGEDMDLDVMLVERLSALEDFLTRQGLEV; this comes from the exons ATGCTCTCTCGACCACTTACAATAAAAGAGAGTGACGGCAGGGGCCAAGACCTAGTGGTGATGTCTCTGCCCCATGTTCTCCCATTGGCTGATGAGGAtgaggacacacaaacag cTCCTACACCTCCTTCAGTTCCAGTAGCcactcatcctcctcctccttgttCAGCTCCTCCTTTTGTACATTTAGCTAGCCCCCTTCCTCCTTCaactcatcctcttcctcctccagctTCTTCTTTATCTCCTttagctcctcttcctcctcctccctgttGCCCCTGTGCGTCTCTCCTGCCTCGACTCCTCTCAAGCCACCGGATGGAGGTACGACGCCTCCTGCGGGGAGCTCTAGCATCTCTTGGCCGTCGTCTGAATTCTCTGGAGAGGAggagcagaaaaacaaggaggaagaagaagaacagccGGAAACAAAAAGAAGGAGCATCATGTTTGACTG GGCCATCTGTCATTGCGTCCAGCTCCACTTCCTCTTTTTCCTGTAGCACCCCGCCTCTGCCACTTGTAACCATATCCTCTTCATCATCAGTATCATCATCATCCGACAGTGAGGAGTCGTCCTCGTCTCCTTTTTCTTCTAGTTCCATCCAATCacaaaagaggaggaggaggagaggagaagaagagacagtgagcaggaggaagaagaggaggaagaaccATCAAGGAGAGTTCAGTGTTTGtccagaaaagaaagaagagaaggTGGAGGGAGAGGCAGACAGGCGCTTTGTGGGGCAGATGGCTGTCTGCGTTAGAGGAGGAGGTgacaaagagaaggaggagcCGCTCACACTGTATAACTTCAGCCAAGGGAAGAACAGAAGACCAGAGACTGGAGGCTCCAGCCAGTCAGAGAGGGCCATCAATGTGTTTGTTAGGAAGAACGGTTACAGAGTGCCGCTGCTGCAACACAG CTTGTCCTCCCAGCATGCCTTGTATATCCTCCAGTCAGCTGAGAGTCTGaccagcagccaatcagaactcTTCACTGTCCCTTCTGGCAAGTGGCGTTTTTCAGGCTTCACACAGCCCCTTGCCCCATCCTCCAATCGCACTGCTTTCCACCTGAGGGTTTGCTCCGCCTCTTATTCTGTTAGCCCAGTCCCCCTGCTTCACCTCCCAGCAGCTGCCATGGAAATGATGTTGGATTCAGTGAGGGGTGGAGCTTGTTGTAGTCCACTGCGGTCCCTGAAGGACTGGACAGCCCCACCCAGCCTGAGCAGCGACCACTG TTATGTTCAAACGCTAATATTGAG TCCAGCTTTTTCTGCCTGGCGACAGCAGAAGCAGCGGTCCAATCACAGCACTCGGAGCCTCTACCTACCCCGGCGACGACCCCGGCCCCTCCCTGCCTGCTCAGCCAATGGATTGCCTGCTTCACTCCCAGCTGGCCAATCAGCAGTCAGCTCGGAGTTTCTTAGCACAAATGGAGAG CAGCATGGTAAACGGGTCTCACAGATCAGAATCCGCCGTGCGCCACCGCGCGAAATGCTGCTTACACCAATGGGACTAccaaaggtcaaaag aataaagaagaaagagttcAGTCTAGAGGAGATTTACACCAACAAGAACTACAGATCCCCTGCTAACAACAG AAGTCTGGAAACTATCTTTGAGGAGCCTCGGGAGAAGGATGGAGCACTGCTCCTAATTGGCCAGCAGAAGAGGCGCAGGCTCCTCCTTTTTCCTGATTTCACGCAGCCCAGAAAGAGGAAGAGACCACAAG CGGCAGGACTTCCTGCTGCTATGGTACCGAGGAAAAGGGCAGCTGCTCGGCGACATTGCCACAGCAACGGTGGCGAGGACATGGACTTGGACGTGATGCTGGTGGAGCGACTGAGTGCGCTCGAAGACTTCCTGACTCGGCAGGGTCTGGAAGTATGA
- the wu:fi75a02 gene encoding uncharacterized protein wu:fi75a02 isoform X2: protein MSRVQSAQRSAKVFTMLSRPLTIKESDGRGQDLVVMSLPHVLPLADEDEDTQTAPTPPSVPVATHPPPPCSAPPFVHLASPLPPSTHPLPPPASSLSPLAPLPPPPCCPCASLLPRLLSSHRMEVRRLLRGALASLGRRLNSLERRSRKTRRKKKNSRKQKEGASCLTGPSVIASSSTSSFSCSTPPLPLVTISSSSSVSSSSDSEESSSSPFSSSSIQSQKRRRRRGEEETVSRRKKRRKNHQGEFSVCPEKKEEKVEGEADRRFVGQMAVCVRGGGDKEKEEPLTLYNFSQGKNRRPETGGSSQSERAINVFVRKNGYRVPLLQHSLSSQHALYILQSAESLTSSQSELFTVPSGKWRFSGFTQPLAPSSNRTAFHLRVCSASYSVSPVPLLHLPAAAMEMMLDSVRGGACCSPLRSLKDWTAPPSLSSDHCYVQTLILSPAFSAWRQQKQRSNHSTRSLYLPRRRPRPLPACSANGLPASLPAGQSAVSSEFLSTNGEHGKRVSQIRIRRAPPREMLLTPMGLPKVKRIKKKEFSLEEIYTNKNYRSPANNRSLETIFEEPREKDGALLLIGQQKRRRLLLFPDFTQPRKRKRPQAAGLPAAMVPRKRAAARRHCHSNGGEDMDLDVMLVERLSALEDFLTRQGLEV from the exons ATGTCCAGAGTCCAATCTGCTCAGAGGTCAGCTAAAG TTTTCACCATGCTCTCTCGACCACTTACAATAAAAGAGAGTGACGGCAGGGGCCAAGACCTAGTGGTGATGTCTCTGCCCCATGTTCTCCCATTGGCTGATGAGGAtgaggacacacaaacag cTCCTACACCTCCTTCAGTTCCAGTAGCcactcatcctcctcctccttgttCAGCTCCTCCTTTTGTACATTTAGCTAGCCCCCTTCCTCCTTCaactcatcctcttcctcctccagctTCTTCTTTATCTCCTttagctcctcttcctcctcctccctgttGCCCCTGTGCGTCTCTCCTGCCTCGACTCCTCTCAAGCCACCGGATGGAGGTACGACGCCTCCTGCGGGGAGCTCTAGCATCTCTTGGCCGTCGTCTGAATTCTCTGGAGAGGAggagcagaaaaacaaggaggaagaagaagaacagccGGAAACAAAAAGAAGGAGCATCATGTTTGACTG GGCCATCTGTCATTGCGTCCAGCTCCACTTCCTCTTTTTCCTGTAGCACCCCGCCTCTGCCACTTGTAACCATATCCTCTTCATCATCAGTATCATCATCATCCGACAGTGAGGAGTCGTCCTCGTCTCCTTTTTCTTCTAGTTCCATCCAATCacaaaagaggaggaggaggagaggagaagaagagacagtgagcaggaggaagaagaggaggaagaaccATCAAGGAGAGTTCAGTGTTTGtccagaaaagaaagaagagaaggTGGAGGGAGAGGCAGACAGGCGCTTTGTGGGGCAGATGGCTGTCTGCGTTAGAGGAGGAGGTgacaaagagaaggaggagcCGCTCACACTGTATAACTTCAGCCAAGGGAAGAACAGAAGACCAGAGACTGGAGGCTCCAGCCAGTCAGAGAGGGCCATCAATGTGTTTGTTAGGAAGAACGGTTACAGAGTGCCGCTGCTGCAACACAG CTTGTCCTCCCAGCATGCCTTGTATATCCTCCAGTCAGCTGAGAGTCTGaccagcagccaatcagaactcTTCACTGTCCCTTCTGGCAAGTGGCGTTTTTCAGGCTTCACACAGCCCCTTGCCCCATCCTCCAATCGCACTGCTTTCCACCTGAGGGTTTGCTCCGCCTCTTATTCTGTTAGCCCAGTCCCCCTGCTTCACCTCCCAGCAGCTGCCATGGAAATGATGTTGGATTCAGTGAGGGGTGGAGCTTGTTGTAGTCCACTGCGGTCCCTGAAGGACTGGACAGCCCCACCCAGCCTGAGCAGCGACCACTG TTATGTTCAAACGCTAATATTGAG TCCAGCTTTTTCTGCCTGGCGACAGCAGAAGCAGCGGTCCAATCACAGCACTCGGAGCCTCTACCTACCCCGGCGACGACCCCGGCCCCTCCCTGCCTGCTCAGCCAATGGATTGCCTGCTTCACTCCCAGCTGGCCAATCAGCAGTCAGCTCGGAGTTTCTTAGCACAAATGGAGAG CATGGTAAACGGGTCTCACAGATCAGAATCCGCCGTGCGCCACCGCGCGAAATGCTGCTTACACCAATGGGACTAccaaaggtcaaaag aataaagaagaaagagttcAGTCTAGAGGAGATTTACACCAACAAGAACTACAGATCCCCTGCTAACAACAG AAGTCTGGAAACTATCTTTGAGGAGCCTCGGGAGAAGGATGGAGCACTGCTCCTAATTGGCCAGCAGAAGAGGCGCAGGCTCCTCCTTTTTCCTGATTTCACGCAGCCCAGAAAGAGGAAGAGACCACAAG CGGCAGGACTTCCTGCTGCTATGGTACCGAGGAAAAGGGCAGCTGCTCGGCGACATTGCCACAGCAACGGTGGCGAGGACATGGACTTGGACGTGATGCTGGTGGAGCGACTGAGTGCGCTCGAAGACTTCCTGACTCGGCAGGGTCTGGAAGTATGA
- the LOC102076912 gene encoding UDP-glucuronosyltransferase 2C1: protein MMQVSTSPPLLLLLPFALLLLHPVSPVHGGNVLAFPGEFSHWLNMRTIIEELVKRNHSVTILVPDASPSVNYNNSRDAAKFNFLVFKVSYSRQEYLDLIQELMRFSMYEAHLSSPLQKFLKTASWILHFLDFGRQQCEGMLRNKQLMATLHHASFDVILQDSMAMCGDLVADLLSVPLIISMRYSFGSVFERHCGHSPAPPSYVPLAPLSYNDRMTLSERLINMVIYVGSSAVSELTWKLTLDQYYREIKGTPSSVCETMGKADVWLIRTFWDIETPRPTPPNFKYVGGLHCKPANQLPEDLEAFVQSSGDAGIIVASFGSMVTNLTMQHANIIATAFGQIPQKVIWRYRGEPPTALAPNTKISDWIPQNDLLGHAKTKAFVTHGGTNGLYEAVFHGVPLVGVPLFGDQPDNLARMSRLGTAIVLDFNHLTAEELAEALHVVINQPSYRTNMQRLSAVHRDQPVTPLSTAVFWVEFVMRHGGARHLRLASYDLNWFQYHSLDTSAALLAALMTVAALWWVGIRCILRQCRRRAGREKKD, encoded by the exons ATGATGCAGGTTTCCAcgtctcctcctcttcttcttcttctcccctTCGCCCTCCTGCTCCTTCATCCCGTCTCCCCGGTACATGGTGGCAATGTTCTGGCATTTCCGGGAGAGTTCAGCCATTGGTTGAACATGCGGACCATCATAGAGGAGCTGGTGAAGAGGAATCACTCTGTCACCATCTTAGTGCCTGATGCATCGCCGTCTGTCAACTACAACAACAGCCGCGACGCCGCCAAGTTCAACTTCCTGGTCTTCAAG GTATCGTACAGCAGGCAGGAGTATCTGGACCTCATACAGGAATTAATGCGTTTCTCCATGTATGAGGCGCATTTGTCCTCGCCACTGCAGAAGTTCCTAAAGACGGCTTCCTGGATACTGCACTTCCTGGACTTCGGGAGGCAGCAGTGTGAAGGAATGCTAAGGAACAAGCAGCTGATGGCGACTCTGCACCACGCCAGCTTTGACGTCATCTTGCAGGACTCGATGGCAATGTGTGGTGACCTGGTGGCAGACTTGCTCAGTGTGCCACTCATCATCTCAATGCGCTACAGCTTTGGcagtgtttttgagcgacactGTGGCCACTCCCCCGCTCCACCGTCCTACGTCCCGTTAGCTCCTCTCTCATACAACGACCGCATGACACTCAGTGAGAGGCTGATCAACATGGTAATATATGTGGGGTCGTCAGCAGTAAGCGAACTGACCTGGAAGCTGACGCTCGATCAATACTACAGGGAgatcaaag GAACTCCTAGCAGTGTGTGCGAGACTATGGGGAAGGCCGACGTGTGGCTCATCAGGACGTTCTGGGACATCGAGACGCCACGGCCAACCCCGCCAAACTTCAAATACGTGGGCGGTCTACACTGCAAACCGGCCAATCAGCTGCCAGAG GACCTGGAGGCATTTGTGCAGAGTTCAGGTGATGCCGGCATAATTGTGGCTTCCTTCGGCTCCATGGTAACCAACCTGACGATGCAGCACGCTAACATCATCGCCACCGCCTTCGGTCAGATCCCACAGAAG gTGATTTGGCGTTACCGTGGCGAGCCTCCAACTGCATTGGCGCCAAACACGAAGATTTCTGATTGGATCCCTCAGAACGACCTGTTGG GTCACGCAAAGACAAAGGCATTCGTGACACACGGCGGCACTAACGGTCTGTATGAAGCCGTGTTTCACGGCGTGCCTCTGGTGGGTGTGCCGCTGTTTGGTGATCAGCCTGATAATCTCGCCCGTATGAGCCGCCTCGGCACCGCCATCGTCCTGGACTTCAACCATCTGACAGCTGAGGAGCTGGCAGAGGCGCTGCATGTCGTCATAAACCAGCCAAG CTACAGGACCAACATGCAGCGTCTGTCAGCGGTGCACCGCGACCAGCCAGTAACGCCACTGAGTACCGCCGTCTTCTGGGTGGAGTTTGTGATGCGACATGGTGGAGCTAGGCATCTGCGGTTGGCATCATACGACCTCAACTGGTTCCAGTACCACAGCTTGGACACCAGTGCTGCCCTGCTGGCTGCTTTGATGACCGTTGCTGCTTTGTGGTGGGTGGGGATACGCTGCATCCTGCGGCAGTGCAGACGGCGAGCAGGAAGAGAGAAGAAGGACTGA